The following coding sequences lie in one Chanos chanos chromosome 4, fChaCha1.1, whole genome shotgun sequence genomic window:
- the LOC115810325 gene encoding isoaspartyl peptidase/L-asparaginase, which produces MKTVIVVHGGAWAIPDDISKASVDGVKNAARAGSVILRNGGSALDAVEKAVRTLEDDPVFDAGHGAVLNTNGEVELDAIIMDGGTLAAGAVSSVRNIANPVTLARAVMEKTDHVMLTDRGANLFAESIGFPSTATDALVTENERKEWEKFKKYIVGVKELFNPKWGHDTVGAVALDSLGNVACATSTGGIRNKMVGRVGDSPIIGAGGYADNRSGAVSCTGHGEAILKVTLARLILFHMEQGKTAREAALTSLQYMVERVNGGGGAIVVSPTGDWAAKFNTERMAWAAVEGEVLSYGLNPQEDCKETFQSK; this is translated from the exons atgaaaacagtgattGTAGTGCACGGTGGAGCATGGGCCATTCCTGATGACATATCAAAAGCGTCTGTTGATGGAGTGAAGAACGCGGCTCGGGCCGGCAGTGTGATCCTCAGGAATGGAGGTAGTGCACTTGATGCTGTAGAAAAAGCTGTGAGGACCTTGGAGGATGACCCTGTTTTTGATGCAG GTCATGGTGCAGTGCTTAATACTAATGGAGAAGTGGAGTTGGATGCCATTATTATGGATGGAGGGACATTGGCTGCTGGAGCCGTGTCTTCAGTCAGAAACATTGCAAACCCTGTCACTCTGGCTCGAGCTGTGATGGAAAAG ACCGACCACGTCATGTTGACTGATAGAGGGGCTAACCTGTTTGCAGAGAGCATTGGCTTTCCTTCAACCGCTACAGATGCTTTggtgacagagaatgagagaaaagaatgggAGAAATTTAAGAAATATATAGTTGGTGTGAAAGAGCTGTTCAACCCTAAATG GGGACATGATACAGTTGGCGCAGTAGCTCTGGACTCACTTGGCAATGTTGCATGTGCCACTTCTACTGGGGGAATCCGAAACAAAATGGTGGGCAGGGTTGGAGATTCACCTATTATAG GAGCAGGTGGGTATGCAGATAATCGCAGTGGAGCTGTGTCCTGTACTGGCCATGGAGAAGCTATTCTCAAAGTCACCTTAGCCAGGCTCATCCTCTTTCACATGGAGCAAG GTAAGACGGCCAGAGAGGCAGCCCTGACCTCTTTGCAGTACATGGTCGAGCGGGTCAATGGTGGTGGAGGGGCTATAGTGGTCTCCCCCACAGGGGACTGGGCTGCCAAATTCAACACTGAGAGAATGGCCTGGGCTGCAGTGGAGGGTGAAGTCCTGAGCTATGGCTTAAATCCACAAGAAGATTGCAAGGAAACTTTTCAGTCAAAATGA